Proteins found in one Candidatus Binatia bacterium genomic segment:
- a CDS encoding TlpA disulfide reductase family protein has protein sequence MDGLLVDVDDDHHLEVDPSSAEFGPLRVPFTLGGESFVAVSVAPDGSQLLLRSLGSAPPTGVAQLNRSAPEFSFEDQRGREVRRADFLGRPLILFFWTSWCPRCRQEAVALTNLMGHYPEIQVLGVNLDAERSRAESFLATYASTWVNWMTERDIWEAPVARSFGVSDPGEVTLIDERGIVRAQTYDLGDVERAMGPTTLPLGTFPH, from the coding sequence TTGGACGGACTCCTCGTGGACGTGGACGACGACCACCACCTGGAGGTCGACCCTTCCTCCGCCGAGTTCGGCCCGCTTCGTGTTCCATTCACGCTGGGAGGCGAGTCCTTCGTCGCGGTATCGGTCGCGCCCGACGGGTCTCAACTGCTCCTCCGTAGCCTGGGAAGCGCCCCGCCCACGGGCGTGGCACAGCTGAATCGATCCGCGCCGGAGTTCTCCTTCGAGGACCAACGCGGGCGGGAGGTTCGACGTGCTGACTTTCTCGGCAGGCCGCTGATTCTCTTCTTCTGGACGTCGTGGTGCCCCCGCTGTCGGCAGGAAGCGGTCGCGCTCACCAACCTCATGGGCCATTACCCGGAGATTCAGGTTCTCGGAGTGAATCTGGACGCCGAGCGTTCGCGAGCCGAGTCGTTCCTCGCGACGTACGCGTCGACGTGGGTGAACTGGATGACGGAGCGCGATATCTGGGAAGCCCCCGTCGCTCGGAGTTTCGGTGTCTCAGATCCCGGTGAGGTCACCCTCATCGACGAACGTGGGATCGTCCGGGCGCAAACATATGACCTCGGCGACGTCGAACGGGCGATGGGCCCCACGACGTTGCCTCTGGGGACTTTTCCACATTAG